In Antechinus flavipes isolate AdamAnt ecotype Samford, QLD, Australia chromosome 3, AdamAnt_v2, whole genome shotgun sequence, a genomic segment contains:
- the LOC127554437 gene encoding 10 kDa heat shock protein, mitochondrial isoform X3 gives MAGQAFRKFLPLLDRVLVERSAAETVTKGGIMLPEKSQGKVLQATVVAVGSGSKGKSGEIQPVSVKVGDKVLLPEYGGTKVVIEDKDYFLFRDSDILGKYVD, from the exons ATG GCAGGGCAGGCTTTTAGAAAGTTTCTTCCCCTCCTTGACCGAGTTTTGGTTGAAAGGAGTGCAGCTGAGACTGTTACCAAAGGAGGAATTATGCTTCCAGAAAAATCTCAAGGAAAAGTATTACAGGCAACAGTGGTAGCTGTTGGATCAGGATCTAAAGGAAAG agTGGAGAGATTCAACCAGTTAGTGTGAAAGTTGGAGATAAAGTTCTTCTTCCAGAATATGGTGGCACCAAAGTAGTTATAGAAGACAAG gACTATTTCTTATTTCGAGATAGTGATATTCTGGGGAAATATGTGGACTAA